A single window of bacterium DNA harbors:
- a CDS encoding choice-of-anchor D domain-containing protein, whose product MKRIYIPLTALLLLVTALPLRAQLQFDILSTDGSAYPEIGVVFEAKDGAGKAIINYQPSDFTVVENGIVRPVKSVSCPPPVTPQVSITFTFDVSFSMSIDNRLANLQSASTQLVSDLSYPPAASVITSFDDDSRILTPYTSNKADILNTISALTASGGGTDFEGAFLDAGTGAIDVTKNRPGDRYIVFMTDAFQGLTTAIENQIINAANAANIRVYTITVSPNTVNLSLRRIANRTGGRWFEDVLTAQEAKNIFDQIGSEIFIYPPCTLIYETDGCDTERSLSVTLRKIGDVETRTSTVSINPNDIVALNTNVRLLDFGLVPAGQSRTDNIVLRAQGTSIHVTSITTTDASFRILDYGGSAPPFDLAAGSSRTLRIQFRPVVTDRITAELEIVSDAPCGEGSSLAGGSYDPAPLRLIQPNGGEKLFSGTFFRTEWTGISSTQVAELEYSTDAGSSWTSITDNVYNFVYNWRVPDTPSDECLGFVLTREERIASIDNVWAGLQPDAINEIAVAPSGVLSAAALANGQIKLFYPKDATYISLIDAHSSSVNTIDFSPDVKYLASGGSDGNVRIWDTRTGNMIKELTQLSGPVHSLRFSADGNYLVGASSNNIVLWQVWSWTPAWTNNSDTNADGAVAISPNLDFVASARGNGIAILDFSGGARQRTLSGHSGAVRALDISNDGLLIASGSDDRTVRLWNTLKWEQSKRMNGHSGSVRSVSLANGGTRVISAAADNTVRIWDGRDGAALHTFSGHSATVQSAAFDRKTKLVLSGGNDRTIRAWGYVPPLGDKSDSLFTIISTVTDIKGNPPRFEDLKCPDTWSDDEAVIVNTGNQDVTVSGLRITGTDKDAFSVIGGFTIPPDVLMKPEDTLRIPLRFFPTRVGDFDAVLELDTDVPGSPLVTLPLSGHKDSIRSIVFPDTVDVGELYACALPVEFEFILANEGDLPVIIDSLDSDLGTTVSFTGSLSRTLLPGQRDTLRGYVHPSVHGPFEGYVRLETTPCGFTEDIIIRGNMVPTALVANPNPVIFDFAAVGDTSFTQVVLHNPTITDMILDSLAFLISTPPFAVLDSMAWLDSLALPDTLAPGDSIVFRLAFFPTSEGDASGAMFFHTTFPCDDSLLVPLIASSSRKPQIAQTAEEFPSLLCPEEQTSHATATLRNTGGLPLTISELRFEGTHPGDFSVLSPSTPLTIDPGGSETVQLEFNYGAVGSDRSAILVVLSNAENTPRLEIPFTARKDSANVTWTVTDHDFGELYECEFPQTVDYVFSNTGTVDATVDIDVSGVPEGFSYDNVTVRTIAPGATETFTVTLLPTAYGNYAADLAYTAQPCDQSGQMTSITYSYAPHAPEVLPLMVDFGTLGIGANATDVVTIRNPQQRPMRVQWNALSDPNLSILSPITRDTTLAGGESVTITLRMDALTDGDITDLLRIFTTQACDDSATVSIAGRVDAATSAISVPSLEGEIGTYVTIPMRLDNAVNLALTGTRSFTADLVFNRSMLWPEDISSNTGTANFTATAEGNDLRVSITVDQPSSPSTGVLVELRCLVLLGNADNTPLLLENFAWTEGIASSTTTDGSFMATGICDAGGQRLIALPSTVSLFQNTPNPFNPTTEIAFFLPEEAAVNLRVYDMLGREIDVLAEGLHSAGVHRVQFDGAGLESGSYFAVLRSGDEVRVKRMILMK is encoded by the coding sequence ATGAAACGCATATACATTCCGCTCACCGCATTGCTGCTGCTCGTAACCGCCCTGCCACTGCGGGCACAGCTGCAGTTCGACATTCTTTCGACCGACGGCTCCGCTTACCCGGAGATCGGCGTGGTGTTCGAAGCCAAGGACGGTGCGGGCAAAGCCATCATCAACTATCAGCCCAGTGATTTCACCGTGGTGGAAAACGGCATCGTGCGCCCCGTGAAATCCGTCAGCTGTCCCCCGCCCGTCACGCCGCAGGTGTCCATCACCTTCACCTTCGACGTCAGCTTCAGCATGTCCATCGATAACAGGCTTGCCAACCTGCAGTCCGCTTCGACGCAGTTGGTGTCGGACCTCAGCTATCCTCCGGCGGCAAGCGTGATTACATCGTTCGATGACGACAGCCGCATCCTGACTCCCTACACCAGCAACAAGGCCGACATCCTCAACACCATCAGCGCGCTCACTGCCTCCGGTGGCGGCACTGATTTTGAAGGCGCCTTCCTCGATGCGGGAACCGGTGCGATCGATGTGACGAAGAATCGTCCGGGTGACCGCTATATCGTGTTCATGACCGATGCTTTTCAGGGACTGACCACGGCCATCGAAAACCAGATCATCAATGCCGCCAACGCAGCGAATATCCGCGTATACACAATCACCGTGAGTCCCAACACCGTCAACCTCTCCCTCCGCCGCATCGCCAACCGTACGGGGGGACGCTGGTTCGAGGATGTGCTCACCGCCCAGGAAGCGAAAAACATTTTCGATCAGATCGGAAGTGAGATTTTCATCTATCCTCCCTGCACACTCATCTATGAAACGGACGGCTGCGATACCGAACGCTCGCTGAGCGTGACGCTGCGCAAAATCGGCGACGTTGAAACGCGCACATCCACCGTCAGCATCAATCCGAACGACATCGTCGCACTCAACACCAATGTGCGGCTGCTGGATTTCGGACTGGTGCCGGCGGGACAATCGAGAACGGACAACATCGTACTCCGCGCACAGGGCACGAGCATCCATGTCACTTCCATCACGACAACAGACGCTTCCTTCCGCATTCTTGACTACGGCGGCAGTGCGCCCCCGTTCGACCTCGCGGCCGGATCGAGCCGCACTCTGCGCATTCAATTTCGTCCCGTCGTCACCGACCGCATCACCGCCGAGCTGGAAATTGTCAGCGACGCGCCCTGCGGGGAAGGCAGTTCCCTCGCCGGCGGCAGCTATGATCCCGCTCCCCTGCGGCTGATTCAACCAAATGGCGGGGAAAAACTGTTCTCAGGAACGTTCTTCCGCACGGAGTGGACGGGCATCAGCAGCACGCAGGTCGCCGAACTGGAATACAGTACCGATGCAGGGTCGTCATGGACCAGCATCACCGACAACGTGTACAACTTCGTCTACAACTGGCGCGTACCCGATACGCCCAGCGACGAATGCCTCGGCTTCGTACTCACGCGTGAAGAACGCATCGCATCGATTGACAATGTGTGGGCGGGACTGCAGCCCGATGCCATCAACGAGATCGCTGTGGCTCCTTCGGGTGTCCTCAGTGCGGCCGCGCTGGCGAATGGACAGATCAAACTCTTCTACCCGAAGGATGCGACGTACATCAGTCTCATTGACGCGCATTCGAGTTCGGTGAACACCATCGATTTCTCACCCGATGTAAAGTACCTGGCTTCCGGTGGGTCCGACGGCAACGTCCGCATCTGGGATACGCGTACCGGAAACATGATCAAGGAACTCACGCAGCTGAGCGGCCCGGTACACAGCCTGCGCTTTTCGGCGGACGGGAATTATCTCGTCGGCGCGTCGAGCAATAACATTGTGCTGTGGCAGGTGTGGTCGTGGACCCCTGCATGGACGAACAACAGTGACACCAACGCCGACGGCGCTGTCGCCATCAGTCCCAACCTCGACTTCGTCGCCTCCGCCCGCGGCAACGGCATCGCCATACTCGATTTCAGCGGGGGCGCCCGGCAGCGCACACTCAGCGGACACAGTGGCGCAGTGCGCGCGCTGGATATTTCCAATGACGGACTACTCATCGCTTCCGGCTCCGACGACCGCACGGTGCGCCTGTGGAATACGCTCAAGTGGGAGCAGAGCAAGCGGATGAATGGACACAGCGGCTCGGTGCGCTCAGTGTCCCTGGCCAACGGTGGCACGCGCGTTATCTCCGCGGCTGCTGACAACACCGTCAGGATATGGGATGGACGCGACGGCGCAGCCCTGCATACGTTCAGCGGACATTCTGCAACAGTGCAGAGTGCCGCTTTCGACCGCAAGACCAAACTCGTCCTCTCTGGAGGAAACGACCGCACCATCCGCGCCTGGGGCTACGTGCCTCCGCTCGGCGACAAGAGCGACAGCCTGTTCACCATCATCTCGACGGTGACTGATATCAAGGGCAATCCCCCGCGCTTCGAGGATTTGAAATGTCCCGACACCTGGAGCGATGATGAAGCCGTGATCGTTAACACGGGAAATCAGGATGTGACGGTGAGCGGACTCCGTATCACGGGAACGGACAAGGATGCTTTCTCCGTCATTGGCGGGTTCACGATTCCACCCGATGTACTCATGAAGCCTGAGGACACGCTGCGCATTCCGTTGCGCTTCTTCCCGACACGCGTCGGCGACTTCGATGCCGTTCTGGAACTCGACACTGACGTCCCGGGCTCGCCGCTCGTGACGCTGCCGCTGTCTGGACATAAAGACAGCATCCGCTCCATCGTCTTCCCCGACACCGTCGATGTCGGTGAGCTTTACGCCTGTGCACTGCCGGTGGAATTCGAATTCATTCTCGCGAATGAGGGCGACCTCCCTGTCATCATCGACAGCCTCGACAGCGACCTCGGTACAACGGTTTCATTCACCGGATCGCTTTCGCGTACACTGCTTCCCGGACAACGTGATACATTGCGCGGGTATGTGCATCCATCCGTTCACGGTCCTTTCGAAGGCTATGTCCGTCTCGAAACCACACCCTGCGGCTTCACCGAAGACATCATCATCCGCGGCAACATGGTGCCCACAGCCCTGGTGGCCAATCCGAATCCTGTGATTTTCGATTTCGCGGCAGTCGGCGATACTTCTTTCACACAGGTCGTGCTGCACAATCCGACAATCACCGACATGATACTCGACAGCCTGGCATTCCTGATCAGCACACCGCCGTTTGCGGTGCTCGATTCCATGGCCTGGCTCGACTCCCTCGCCCTGCCCGATACGCTCGCACCGGGTGACAGTATCGTGTTCCGTCTCGCCTTCTTCCCCACGTCCGAGGGCGACGCCAGCGGTGCGATGTTCTTCCATACCACTTTCCCGTGCGACGATTCCCTGCTTGTCCCACTCATCGCATCGAGCTCACGCAAGCCGCAAATCGCACAGACGGCGGAAGAATTTCCTTCCCTCCTCTGTCCTGAAGAGCAGACCTCGCATGCGACAGCGACATTGAGGAATACCGGCGGACTCCCTCTCACCATCTCGGAACTGCGCTTTGAAGGGACGCATCCAGGAGATTTCAGCGTGCTATCCCCATCGACGCCTTTGACCATCGATCCCGGAGGCAGTGAAACCGTCCAGCTGGAATTCAATTACGGCGCAGTGGGCAGCGACAGATCGGCCATCCTCGTCGTACTAAGCAATGCGGAAAACACGCCGCGCTTGGAAATCCCCTTCACCGCGAGGAAGGATTCCGCCAATGTGACGTGGACAGTAACCGATCACGATTTCGGTGAACTGTACGAATGTGAATTCCCCCAGACCGTGGATTATGTGTTCAGCAACACCGGTACTGTGGATGCCACGGTGGACATCGATGTCAGCGGCGTGCCGGAAGGCTTCTCATATGATAATGTGACCGTGCGCACGATTGCACCGGGGGCAACGGAAACATTCACCGTTACCCTGCTCCCCACCGCCTACGGTAACTACGCTGCCGATCTGGCCTACACCGCGCAGCCCTGCGATCAGTCCGGCCAGATGACGTCAATCACGTACAGCTACGCGCCGCATGCGCCCGAGGTCTTGCCTCTCATGGTGGACTTTGGAACACTGGGCATAGGTGCCAACGCGACTGATGTGGTTACCATCCGCAATCCCCAGCAGCGTCCCATGCGCGTGCAGTGGAATGCGCTGTCCGACCCGAACCTTTCCATCCTGTCCCCCATCACGCGGGACACCACGCTCGCCGGCGGCGAATCGGTCACGATCACGCTGCGCATGGATGCGCTGACGGACGGCGACATCACTGACCTGCTGCGCATCTTCACCACGCAGGCATGTGACGACTCTGCCACGGTGAGTATTGCGGGACGCGTGGACGCCGCCACATCCGCCATCTCTGTTCCTTCGCTGGAAGGAGAAATTGGCACGTACGTCACCATCCCGATGCGTCTCGATAACGCCGTGAACCTGGCGCTGACGGGCACACGGTCATTCACGGCCGACCTCGTCTTCAACCGGTCAATGCTGTGGCCGGAGGATATCAGCAGCAACACCGGCACGGCGAACTTCACCGCCACCGCTGAAGGAAATGACCTGCGCGTGAGCATCACCGTTGATCAGCCTTCCTCACCTTCGACTGGAGTGCTGGTTGAATTGCGCTGTCTCGTCCTCCTCGGCAATGCAGACAACACGCCACTGCTGCTCGAGAATTTTGCATGGACGGAAGGCATCGCCTCATCAACCACAACGGATGGCAGCTTCATGGCCACCGGAATCTGCGATGCGGGTGGACAGCGTCTGATTGCACTGCCCTCGACCGTTTCCCTGTTCCAGAACACACCCAATCCCTTCAATCCCACGACGGAAATCGCCTTCTTCCTCCCGGAAGAGGCGGCGGTGAATCTGCGTGTGTATGACATGCTGGGACGGGAAATCGATGTACTCGCAGAAGGCCTGCATTCTGCCGGTGTGCATCGGGTGCAGTTCGACGGTGCGGGACTCGAGTCAGGAAGTTACTTCGCGGTGCTTCGCAGCGGCGACGAGGTTCGCGTGAAGAGAATGATATTGATGAAATAA
- a CDS encoding OmpA family protein — MYPLLKGFLPVILTLFIISHGVAQKKDADEPVMDRPAIGVVGGVSYNVHDAAFSELPGVPSCCTGYDGGDGMGPAFGLASRFVIDAQWTLHLLLRYGDLSGMLTQEEDIGPVLTARGPEMATVEHQLDATVGMLDFRPTIGYRPIPGSAFTLFTGVHLGYLLTNDYAQTEDLLRPEDATFDDLQRERNQFSGAMPDGASMYAAFSAGLRYGMPLGGQWSLWPEAAVRLAATSLTSGVDWNVHGFEGSLALMYHIPKAPPPPPPPPPPPPPSLKTGIRALARAADGSLRDNARVVVERLTRSELFPLLPYVFFPQNNADLDSTSMHMLATGATTGFDESSLPNNTLSIYADLLNVVGSRMQRNPSSTITLTGCNNATGAERNNRRLSRSRAEAVRDYLVRVWNIDAKRIRLRDRNLPAEAPSTETVEGQQEARRVEITSDTYAVLAPVRWQSVDQSVSTPTIALIPEIMSDAGLRHWSLRVTQGNESYAEYNGDGDAPESVDWRIDTTRIPEAGRNVDITLQVEDRAGQSSTARTAIPFDTETRTTEVVEQRGNRRIDRFSLILFDFKSSDIGAENKRILDLVRDAITPRSRVTIYGYADRTGSQEINRELALDRCTSVRDALNKALRGAVVQLEAVGSDRLLFDNDLPEGRNYCRTVQIVVETGLD; from the coding sequence GTGTATCCACTATTGAAGGGATTCCTCCCGGTAATTCTGACGCTTTTCATTATTTCACACGGCGTTGCGCAGAAGAAGGACGCTGATGAACCTGTGATGGATCGTCCCGCGATCGGTGTTGTGGGCGGTGTGTCGTATAACGTGCATGATGCGGCGTTCTCGGAGCTGCCCGGTGTGCCGAGCTGCTGTACGGGCTATGACGGTGGGGACGGTATGGGTCCGGCGTTTGGACTCGCCTCACGCTTCGTCATCGACGCGCAGTGGACGCTGCATCTCCTGCTGCGCTACGGCGATCTCTCCGGCATGCTCACGCAGGAAGAGGATATTGGTCCGGTGCTCACGGCGCGGGGACCCGAGATGGCGACGGTCGAACATCAGCTGGATGCAACGGTCGGTATGCTCGACTTTCGTCCCACCATCGGCTACCGCCCGATTCCCGGCAGCGCGTTCACGCTGTTCACGGGCGTGCACCTCGGCTACCTGCTGACCAATGACTATGCACAGACCGAAGATCTCCTGCGTCCAGAAGACGCCACCTTCGACGATCTTCAGCGTGAACGCAACCAGTTCTCCGGTGCGATGCCCGACGGCGCATCAATGTATGCGGCGTTTTCGGCGGGACTCCGTTACGGGATGCCGCTGGGGGGACAGTGGTCCCTCTGGCCTGAGGCCGCGGTGCGGCTTGCTGCAACGTCCCTGACGAGCGGGGTCGACTGGAATGTCCATGGCTTCGAAGGCTCCCTGGCGCTCATGTACCACATCCCGAAAGCGCCTCCTCCCCCGCCACCACCACCGCCTCCTCCCCCACCCTCGCTCAAAACGGGTATCCGTGCACTGGCGCGTGCGGCGGACGGCAGTCTGCGCGACAATGCGCGTGTGGTGGTGGAACGTCTCACACGCAGCGAACTCTTCCCGCTGCTGCCTTACGTGTTCTTCCCGCAAAACAATGCGGATCTCGATTCCACCAGCATGCATATGCTTGCCACCGGCGCGACGACGGGCTTCGATGAAAGCAGTCTCCCGAATAATACACTTTCCATTTATGCGGACCTGCTGAATGTGGTCGGCAGCCGCATGCAGCGTAATCCCTCCTCTACCATCACGCTCACCGGCTGCAACAATGCCACCGGAGCGGAGCGCAACAACCGCCGCCTCTCGCGCAGCCGCGCCGAAGCGGTGCGCGATTATCTGGTGCGCGTCTGGAATATTGACGCAAAACGTATCCGCCTGCGCGACCGCAATCTCCCGGCCGAAGCGCCGAGTACCGAAACGGTGGAGGGACAGCAGGAAGCGCGTCGCGTGGAAATCACTTCCGACACCTACGCCGTGCTCGCACCCGTGCGCTGGCAGTCTGTCGACCAGAGCGTCTCCACTCCCACCATCGCCCTCATTCCTGAAATCATGTCCGATGCGGGACTCCGCCACTGGTCGCTCCGCGTCACCCAGGGCAACGAGTCCTACGCCGAATACAACGGCGATGGCGACGCGCCCGAAAGCGTGGACTGGCGCATCGATACCACGCGTATCCCGGAAGCGGGACGCAATGTGGACATCACACTGCAGGTTGAAGACAGGGCGGGACAGTCGAGTACTGCTCGTACAGCGATTCCATTCGACACGGAAACGCGTACAACCGAAGTGGTCGAACAGCGCGGAAATCGCCGCATCGACCGCTTCAGTCTTATCCTCTTCGACTTCAAATCCTCCGATATCGGTGCGGAGAACAAACGCATTCTCGATCTCGTACGCGATGCCATCACCCCGCGTTCGCGCGTGACCATCTACGGCTACGCCGATCGTACCGGCAGCCAGGAAATCAACCGTGAACTCGCACTCGACCGCTGCACCTCAGTGCGCGATGCGCTCAACAAAGCTCTGCGAGGCGCAGTCGTGCAGCTTGAGGCGGTGGGAAGTGACCGTCTGCTCTTTGACAACGATCTGCCTGAGGGACGCAATTATTGCCGTACCGTGCAGATTGTCGTGGAAACCGGTCTGGACTGA